A genome region from Prionailurus viverrinus isolate Anna chromosome A3, UM_Priviv_1.0, whole genome shotgun sequence includes the following:
- the C1D gene encoding nuclear nucleic acid-binding protein C1D: protein MAGEEINEDYPVEIHEYLSTFENSIGAVDEMLKTMMSVSRNELLQKLDPLEQAKVDLVSAYTLNSMFWVYLATQGVNPKEHPVKQELERIRVYMNRVKEITDKKKAGKLDRGAASRFVKNALWEPKPKNASKVANKGKSKN, encoded by the exons ATGGCAGGTGAAGAAATTAATGAAGACTACCCAGTAGAAATTCATGAGTATTTATCAACATTTGAAAATTCCATTGGTGCTGTGGATGAGATGCTGAAGACCATGATGTCTGTTTCTAGAAATGAGTTGTTGcagaag ttgGACCCCCTTGAACAAGCAAAAGTGGATTTAGTTTCTGCTTACACGTTAAATTCAATGTTTTGGG TTTATTTGGCAACTCAGGGAGTTAATCCTAAGGAACATCCAGTAAAGCAGGAATTG gaAAGAATCAGAGTATACATGAACAGAGTCAAGGAAATAACAGACAAGAAAAAGGCCGGCAAGCTGGACAGAGGTGCAGCTTCAAGATTTGTGAAAAATGCCCTTTGGGAACCAAAACCTAAAAATGCATCCAAAGTTGCcaataaaggaaaaagtaaaaattag